One stretch of Streptomyces hygroscopicus DNA includes these proteins:
- a CDS encoding 5-formyltetrahydrofolate cyclo-ligase: protein MNRAHIQHAKQAVRERVWDLLEPTHGDVTGRIPSFIGADSAAARLAAHPAWQNARVIKAVPDKAQLPVRARALQEGKRVYMASSKLATEKPFYLLDPGKLTVPVREAAERRIAAKVAQPVDLDEMSSVDLVVCGSVAVNPDGVRLGKGAGYSDIEVALLQEAGLIGPDTLIATTVHPLQVLDETLPEAEHDFRVDLIITSDRVIECAPRRRPPGIIWEHLTPDAIAAIPTLAARKPTDA from the coding sequence ATGAATAGGGCGCATATCCAACATGCTAAACAAGCCGTCCGCGAACGTGTCTGGGACCTGCTGGAGCCCACACACGGAGACGTGACGGGCCGTATCCCCTCCTTCATCGGCGCGGACTCTGCCGCTGCGCGTCTTGCTGCGCACCCTGCTTGGCAGAACGCGAGGGTCATTAAAGCGGTTCCGGACAAGGCACAGTTGCCCGTGCGAGCCCGAGCGCTCCAAGAGGGCAAGCGGGTGTATATGGCATCATCGAAGCTAGCCACAGAGAAGCCGTTCTACCTACTGGACCCTGGAAAACTCACCGTTCCAGTGCGTGAAGCCGCCGAACGTCGCATAGCAGCAAAAGTTGCACAGCCCGTAGATCTAGACGAGATGTCGTCAGTTGACTTGGTTGTCTGCGGGAGCGTTGCCGTGAACCCGGATGGTGTGCGGCTCGGAAAGGGCGCAGGATACTCCGATATCGAAGTTGCCCTGCTTCAAGAGGCTGGACTCATCGGCCCGGACACCCTCATTGCGACCACCGTTCACCCCCTCCAAGTCCTGGACGAGACGCTACCGGAGGCAGAACACGATTTCCGCGTGGACCTGATCATCACGTCCGATAGAGTCATCGAATGCGCACCACGCCGACGCCCGCCCGGAATCATCTGGGAACACCTCACCCCTGACGCCATCGCCGCAATTCCCACACTCGCAGCTCGCAAGCCAACTGACGCATAA
- a CDS encoding transposase, which yields MPGPKPLSLELSDHEGRVLRGWLRKRTASQALVLRSRIVLACAEGRANAQVALDLGVSRETVRKWRARFLADRLEGLVDRPRSGAPRKITDEQVEALVARTLDQAPPTGDSHWSTRSTAQAEGMSQSAVSRIWRAFGLKPHIVETWKLSTDPQFVTKVRDVVGIYLAPPENALVLAVDEKSQIQGLDRPQPVLPMAPTTPAKMTHDYVRHGTTSLFAARDITSGSVIAQHYRRHRHQEFLRFLKVIEAAVPGDIELHLVLDNYAPHKSEPVKKWLLRHPRFHLHFTPTSASWLNFVKRWFAELTCRKLRRSAHRSVAELERDIRGWINEWKKNPKPFFWTKTADDILDTLAAYCTRINDSGH from the coding sequence GTGCCAGGTCCGAAGCCGTTGTCGCTGGAGTTGTCCGATCACGAAGGCCGGGTGCTGCGGGGCTGGTTGCGTAAGCGGACGGCGTCTCAGGCGTTGGTGTTGCGGTCGAGGATCGTGCTGGCGTGTGCGGAGGGTCGGGCGAACGCGCAGGTCGCGCTCGATCTGGGTGTCTCGCGGGAGACGGTGCGCAAGTGGCGGGCCCGATTCTTGGCGGATCGGCTGGAGGGTCTGGTGGACCGGCCGCGTTCGGGGGCTCCGCGGAAGATCACGGACGAGCAGGTCGAGGCCCTGGTCGCCAGAACGCTGGACCAGGCCCCACCGACGGGTGATTCGCACTGGTCGACGCGTTCCACGGCCCAGGCGGAGGGCATGTCGCAGTCGGCCGTCTCGCGGATCTGGCGGGCGTTCGGCCTCAAGCCGCACATCGTGGAGACCTGGAAGCTGTCGACCGACCCGCAGTTCGTGACCAAGGTCCGCGACGTGGTGGGCATCTACCTCGCCCCGCCGGAGAACGCTCTGGTCCTGGCGGTGGACGAGAAGTCGCAGATACAGGGCCTGGACCGACCCCAGCCCGTGCTGCCGATGGCGCCGACCACGCCGGCGAAGATGACCCACGACTACGTCCGGCACGGCACCACCAGCCTGTTCGCCGCCCGCGACATCACCTCCGGCTCGGTCATCGCTCAGCACTACCGCCGCCACCGCCATCAGGAGTTCCTGCGCTTCCTGAAGGTCATCGAGGCCGCCGTTCCAGGCGATATCGAACTGCACCTGGTTCTCGACAACTACGCCCCCCACAAGAGCGAGCCGGTCAAGAAGTGGCTACTCCGTCACCCCCGCTTCCATCTGCACTTCACCCCCACCTCGGCGTCCTGGCTCAATTTCGTCAAGCGCTGGTTCGCCGAGCTGACCTGCCGCAAACTCCGCCGCTCGGCCCACCGCAGCGTCGCCGAACTCGAACGGGACATCCGCGGCTGGATCAACGAGTGGAAGAAGAACCCCAAGCCGTTCTTCTGGACGAAGACCGCCGACGACATCCTCGACACCCTCGCCGCATACTGCACACGAATTAACGACTCAGGACACTAG
- a CDS encoding oxidoreductase: MRIGGTTVLLTGATGGIGQTLARALAAKGAKLLLTGRREEVLRPLAERLGGRVIVADLAERSDLERLVEEAADARILIANAALPSSGPVLDYRPEELDRALDVNLRAPMLLSRLMAPRMVESGSGQLVMIGSLSGRTASPGAALYNAAKFGLRGFTLGLRQDLHGTGVGVSLVQPGFVGDAGMFADAGTSLPTGVRTISSRRVAAATIRAIERNRAEVNVAPLELRLGSALGGLFPTLAERAQRGAGAGETSRQLADGQRGKR; the protein is encoded by the coding sequence ATGCGGATCGGCGGCACGACCGTCCTGCTCACCGGGGCCACCGGCGGCATCGGGCAGACACTGGCCCGCGCGCTCGCGGCCAAGGGTGCCAAGCTGCTGCTCACCGGGCGCCGTGAGGAGGTGCTGCGACCGCTGGCCGAGCGGCTGGGCGGCCGGGTGATCGTCGCCGATCTGGCCGAACGGTCCGATCTGGAGCGCCTGGTCGAGGAGGCGGCGGACGCCCGGATCCTCATCGCCAACGCCGCGCTGCCCTCCAGCGGCCCGGTCCTGGACTACCGGCCCGAGGAGCTGGACCGCGCCCTCGACGTCAATCTGCGCGCACCGATGCTGCTGTCGCGGCTGATGGCGCCGCGCATGGTGGAGTCGGGATCCGGTCAGCTGGTGATGATCGGCTCGTTGTCGGGCCGTACGGCCTCCCCCGGCGCCGCGCTCTACAACGCGGCCAAGTTCGGGCTGCGCGGCTTCACCCTGGGGCTGCGGCAGGACCTGCATGGCACGGGGGTGGGGGTTTCGCTGGTGCAGCCCGGATTCGTGGGCGACGCCGGGATGTTCGCCGACGCGGGCACGTCCCTCCCCACCGGGGTCCGTACGATCTCCAGCCGCCGGGTGGCGGCCGCGACCATCCGGGCCATCGAGCGGAACCGGGCCGAGGTGAACGTGGCCCCGCTGGAGCTGCGCCTGGGCAGCGCCCTCGGCGGGCTGTTCCCGACCCTCGCCGAGCGGGCCCAGCGGGGCGCGGGCGCCGGGGAGACGTCCCGTCAGCTCGCCGACGGTCAGCGCGGCAAGCGCTAG
- a CDS encoding alpha-1,2-mannosidase, with protein MRSLIGGIRARAAGTVAGVMTAALLGGGLLGPPGATAAAAAGDPPADPTSLVHPFVGTENFGNTFPGASAPFGMVQVSPDTGGQGGYDYDQNAIHGFSQTHLSGVGCGVAGELPIMPTTGAVTDVDPDHYRSTYSHDDEEATPGYYRVGLKTYGIDAELTATRRTGWQRYTFPATGAANVLFNTGKANQNVFGSEIRVVGDRTVEGRVEAGNFCAGKDRHTVYFTATFDRPFASYGTWRGTTPSPGSREAAGEGGNGAWASFDASQDRDVVVKVGLSYTGPEGARKNLAAETGDSYDFDATRAALHDTWREKLDAIRVGGGTEERQRAFYTALYHAQLHPNVAGDVDGRYTGFDGAAHTASGYTPYQNFSLWDTYRPQNQLLELLEPGVARDVALSVVAIGRDGGWLPRWALANSETNIMTGDPVTPFLVEAWSKGLLAGHEDEAYALLKKNATSTPPADSPYNGRSGVDYYRKLGYVPSGLKLGTDCADKGGDNDCVHPASATLEYSAADAALALMARGLGHRADARMFAERGQTFRTLWDPSIGHFRPRTADGAWVTPYDPVEAGKQFHEGGAYQYQWLVPQDPAGLVELMGGRRAAEKRLDDFFAYDKLLTDPAGTARDDWISAPYDYYGKPTYNPNNEPDLHAPYMYLWAGAPAKAATAVRAAMTLFTTGPDGMTGNDDLGTMSAWYVFSSLGLYPTMSGGDFLALSSPQFASAVVRVGRYGARQGGTLTVTAPGASDAKRYVRSVSLDGRNVARTWLDWDQVAHGGKLAHRLSTEPSSWGTGPGAEPPSVGATRKG; from the coding sequence ATGCGGTCGCTGATCGGTGGAATCCGTGCGCGCGCGGCGGGCACGGTCGCGGGGGTGATGACGGCGGCGCTGCTGGGCGGCGGTCTGCTGGGACCGCCGGGGGCGACGGCCGCCGCCGCGGCCGGGGACCCTCCGGCCGACCCCACCTCGCTGGTCCATCCCTTCGTGGGCACCGAGAACTTCGGCAACACCTTCCCCGGGGCGAGCGCCCCGTTCGGCATGGTCCAGGTCAGCCCGGACACCGGCGGTCAGGGCGGCTACGACTACGACCAGAACGCCATCCACGGCTTCAGCCAGACCCATCTGTCCGGCGTCGGCTGCGGGGTGGCGGGCGAGCTGCCCATCATGCCGACGACCGGCGCGGTCACCGACGTCGACCCGGACCACTACCGCTCCACGTACAGCCATGACGACGAGGAGGCCACCCCGGGCTACTACCGGGTGGGCCTGAAGACCTACGGCATCGACGCCGAGCTGACCGCGACCCGGCGCACCGGCTGGCAGCGCTACACCTTCCCGGCCACCGGCGCGGCCAATGTGCTGTTCAACACCGGCAAGGCCAATCAGAACGTCTTCGGCTCCGAGATCCGCGTGGTCGGGGACCGGACCGTCGAGGGCCGGGTGGAGGCCGGGAACTTCTGCGCCGGAAAGGACCGGCACACCGTCTATTTCACCGCCACCTTCGACCGCCCCTTCGCCTCCTACGGCACCTGGCGCGGCACGACCCCCTCCCCCGGCTCCCGCGAGGCGGCCGGAGAGGGCGGCAACGGCGCCTGGGCCAGCTTCGACGCGAGCCAGGACCGGGATGTGGTGGTCAAGGTCGGGCTGTCGTACACCGGGCCGGAAGGCGCCCGTAAGAACCTCGCGGCCGAGACCGGGGACTCCTACGACTTCGACGCCACCCGCGCCGCGCTGCACGACACCTGGCGCGAGAAGCTCGACGCGATCCGGGTCGGCGGCGGCACCGAGGAGCGGCAACGCGCCTTCTACACCGCGCTGTACCACGCCCAGCTGCACCCCAATGTGGCGGGCGACGTGGACGGCCGCTACACCGGTTTCGACGGCGCGGCCCACACCGCCTCCGGCTATACGCCGTACCAGAACTTCTCGCTGTGGGACACCTACCGGCCGCAGAACCAGCTCCTGGAGCTGCTGGAGCCCGGGGTGGCCCGCGATGTCGCGCTGTCGGTCGTCGCCATCGGCCGGGACGGCGGCTGGCTGCCGCGCTGGGCGCTGGCCAACAGCGAGACCAACATCATGACGGGCGACCCGGTGACCCCGTTCCTCGTCGAGGCGTGGTCCAAGGGGCTGCTGGCCGGGCACGAGGACGAGGCGTACGCACTTCTGAAGAAGAACGCGACCAGCACCCCGCCCGCCGACTCCCCCTACAACGGCCGCTCCGGAGTGGACTATTACCGCAAGCTGGGCTACGTCCCCTCGGGGCTGAAGCTCGGCACCGACTGCGCCGACAAGGGCGGTGACAACGACTGCGTCCACCCCGCCTCGGCCACCCTGGAGTACTCCGCCGCGGACGCCGCGCTCGCCCTGATGGCGCGCGGGCTCGGACACCGCGCCGACGCCCGGATGTTCGCCGAGCGCGGCCAGACCTTCCGCACGCTGTGGGACCCGTCGATCGGGCACTTCCGGCCGCGCACGGCCGACGGGGCGTGGGTGACCCCGTACGACCCGGTGGAGGCGGGCAAGCAGTTCCACGAGGGCGGCGCCTACCAGTACCAGTGGCTGGTACCGCAGGACCCGGCCGGTCTGGTGGAGCTGATGGGCGGCAGGCGCGCGGCCGAGAAGCGGCTGGACGACTTCTTCGCCTACGACAAGCTGCTCACCGACCCGGCGGGCACGGCCCGCGATGACTGGATCTCCGCCCCGTACGACTACTACGGCAAGCCCACCTACAACCCCAACAACGAGCCCGATCTGCACGCCCCGTACATGTATCTGTGGGCGGGCGCGCCCGCGAAGGCGGCGACCGCGGTACGGGCGGCGATGACCCTGTTCACCACCGGGCCGGACGGGATGACCGGCAATGACGACCTCGGCACGATGTCGGCCTGGTACGTCTTCTCCTCGCTGGGCCTGTACCCGACGATGAGCGGCGGGGACTTCCTCGCCCTGTCCAGCCCGCAGTTCGCCTCGGCCGTGGTCCGCGTCGGGCGGTACGGCGCCCGGCAGGGCGGCACGCTGACGGTCACCGCACCGGGCGCGAGCGACGCCAAGCGGTATGTCCGCAGCGTCTCGCTCGACGGCCGTAACGTGGCGCGGACCTGGCTGGACTGGGACCAGGTCGCCCACGGCGGGAAACTGGCCCACCGGCTGTCCACCGAGCCGTCGTCCTGGGGCACCGGCCCGGGCGCGGAGCCGCCGTCGGTGGGCGCCACCCGCAAGGGCTGA
- a CDS encoding alcohol dehydrogenase: MRAVVFDDFGRRPEVRTVEDPAPSPRGVVIRVEATGLCRSDWHGWMGHDPDIRLPHVPGHELAGVIEAVGPDVLNWRPGQRVTVPFVCACGRCAACAEGAQQVCERQTQPGFTHWGSFAEYVAIENADVNLVGIRNELSFTTAAGLGCRFATAFRAVVAQGQVAPGEWVAVHGCGGVGLSAVMIAAAAGARVVAVDISPEALALAARFGAAVCVDVASTLGSVAEAVADATGGGAHVSLDALGSPRTCAASIKSLRRHGRHVQVGLLPPAAGTPMIPMDRVIAQELRLLGSHGMAAHDYGPMMEMVEAGSLRPDLLVTDVIGLDAVPEALSTMASGARGGVTVIEPHRPPLTGN; this comes from the coding sequence ATGCGTGCTGTGGTGTTCGACGACTTCGGGCGCCGGCCCGAGGTCCGAACCGTCGAGGACCCCGCTCCCTCCCCGCGCGGTGTGGTGATCCGCGTCGAGGCGACCGGGCTGTGCCGCAGCGACTGGCACGGCTGGATGGGGCACGACCCGGACATCCGGCTGCCGCACGTCCCCGGCCATGAGCTGGCGGGGGTGATAGAGGCGGTCGGGCCCGACGTCCTCAACTGGCGCCCGGGGCAGCGGGTCACCGTGCCGTTCGTGTGTGCCTGCGGGCGCTGTGCCGCCTGTGCGGAAGGCGCCCAGCAGGTGTGCGAGCGGCAGACGCAGCCGGGGTTCACCCACTGGGGCTCGTTCGCCGAATACGTCGCGATCGAGAACGCCGATGTGAACCTGGTCGGGATTCGCAACGAGCTGTCGTTCACCACGGCCGCCGGTCTGGGCTGCCGCTTCGCCACCGCCTTCCGCGCCGTCGTCGCCCAGGGCCAGGTCGCCCCGGGCGAGTGGGTCGCGGTGCACGGCTGCGGCGGGGTGGGGCTGTCCGCGGTGATGATCGCCGCCGCGGCCGGGGCCCGGGTGGTGGCGGTGGACATCTCACCGGAGGCGCTCGCCCTCGCGGCCCGGTTCGGCGCGGCGGTGTGCGTGGACGTGGCGTCCACACTGGGCTCGGTGGCGGAGGCGGTCGCGGACGCCACGGGCGGCGGCGCCCATGTCTCGCTCGACGCGCTGGGCTCCCCGCGGACCTGCGCCGCGTCCATCAAGAGCCTGCGCCGCCACGGCCGCCATGTCCAGGTCGGGCTGCTGCCACCGGCCGCCGGGACCCCGATGATCCCGATGGACCGGGTCATCGCGCAGGAGCTGCGCCTGCTGGGCAGCCACGGCATGGCCGCCCACGACTACGGCCCGATGATGGAGATGGTCGAGGCCGGTTCGCTGCGGCCGGATCTGCTGGTCACCGATGTCATCGGGCTGGACGCGGTCCCGGAGGCGCTGTCCACGATGGCGTCGGGGGCCAGGGGCGGGGTCACCGTCATCGAACCGCACCGCCCGCCGCTCACCGGGAACTGA
- a CDS encoding citrate transporter: MLAALGFCTIGGFLLLTMFKRVSVLVALVLTPVVTAVIGGYGDDLGPMALDGLSKVAPTGIMIAFAVLYFSLMIDAGLFEPLIRGILRAAKNDPVRITVGTAVLTVCVGLDGDGASTFLISISAMLPVYQRLGMSRLVLAGVVGLGAGVMNMIPWGGPTARAAAALKIDTSDIITPLLPALAAGIAWVLLAAYLIGRRERRRLEAVEPAPPAEVAVGDGPGTPRVAARPGLALTAFNLLLTVALLVCLVLEAMPLPVLFVFAFVLALLVNHPRWEDQQELLERHGKSVVLVITMIFAAGVFTGILGGTGMIGKMAEALVDVIPNGLGGHLPVLVAVTSMPLSLVLTPDAYYFGVLPVLAGTADAFGTDHAEIARAAVLGQMTTGFPLSPLTAATFILLSMSGVQLGEHQRFLFRWAFGTTLVMTAAALATGAVPL; encoded by the coding sequence ATGCTGGCAGCACTGGGATTCTGCACGATCGGCGGCTTCCTGCTGCTGACCATGTTCAAACGGGTCTCGGTGCTGGTCGCCCTCGTCCTCACGCCCGTGGTCACCGCGGTCATCGGCGGATACGGCGATGATCTGGGCCCGATGGCGCTCGACGGGCTGTCCAAGGTCGCCCCGACCGGCATCATGATCGCCTTCGCGGTGCTCTACTTCAGCCTGATGATCGACGCGGGCCTCTTCGAACCGCTGATCCGCGGCATTCTGCGCGCCGCCAAGAACGACCCGGTACGGATCACCGTCGGCACCGCCGTGCTGACCGTGTGCGTCGGGCTGGACGGCGACGGCGCCTCGACGTTCCTCATCAGCATCTCCGCGATGCTCCCCGTCTATCAGCGGCTCGGGATGAGCCGGCTGGTGCTCGCCGGGGTCGTCGGCCTCGGCGCGGGCGTGATGAACATGATTCCGTGGGGCGGGCCGACGGCCCGCGCCGCCGCCGCCCTGAAGATCGATACGTCCGACATCATCACGCCGCTGCTGCCCGCCCTCGCCGCCGGAATCGCCTGGGTGCTCCTGGCCGCCTACCTCATCGGACGCCGTGAGCGGCGGCGGCTCGAAGCCGTCGAGCCCGCCCCGCCGGCCGAGGTGGCGGTCGGGGACGGCCCCGGCACACCGCGGGTCGCCGCCCGCCCCGGCCTCGCGCTGACCGCCTTCAACCTGCTGCTCACCGTGGCGCTGCTGGTCTGCCTGGTGCTGGAGGCCATGCCGCTGCCCGTGCTCTTCGTCTTCGCCTTCGTCCTCGCGCTGCTGGTCAACCACCCCCGCTGGGAGGACCAGCAGGAGTTGCTGGAGAGGCACGGCAAGAGCGTGGTGCTCGTCATCACCATGATCTTCGCGGCCGGGGTGTTCACCGGCATCCTCGGGGGCACGGGAATGATCGGGAAGATGGCCGAGGCGCTGGTCGACGTCATTCCCAACGGGCTCGGCGGGCATCTGCCGGTGCTCGTGGCCGTCACCAGCATGCCGCTGAGCCTCGTCCTCACCCCGGACGCCTACTACTTCGGCGTTCTGCCGGTGCTCGCCGGGACCGCCGACGCCTTCGGCACCGACCACGCCGAGATCGCCCGCGCCGCCGTCCTCGGCCAGATGACCACCGGCTTCCCGCTGAGCCCGCTCACCGCCGCGACCTTCATCCTCCTCAGCATGAGCGGCGTCCAGCTCGGGGAGCACCAGCGCTTCCTCTTCCGCTGGGCGTTCGGCACCACGCTGGTGATGACCGCCGCCGCCCTCGCGACGGGCGCCGTGCCGCTATGA
- a CDS encoding LysR family transcriptional regulator translates to MRSAQQFRRAATAPTLTAMDVTLRQLTAYAAVARAVSFTAAASELHVSQSSLSRAVADLERTLGMRLLERDTRNVRLTPAGAEALRIADQILSAHRAGLAQLGRYGAGERGAVALATLPSVAAVLLPPVISAFRARRPEMTVRLLDGLERSVLERVVDGDADFAVSTVARRAPGVRLRPLVRDRFDAVLPEHHPLAEREEVTWEELGREPFLAVGTDSSVRRMTDAAFAQAGMEANPAAEASNVATVGGLVAAGLGVSALPALVHPLMVPGRLVRRPLVGPVVERRLYVVLPTRRTLPPGARRFLDQLEEFRSAADALPAGVVWEEADDGPW, encoded by the coding sequence ATGCGATCTGCGCAACAGTTCCGCCGCGCGGCCACCGCGCCTACGCTCACGGCCATGGACGTCACCCTGCGCCAGCTGACCGCGTACGCGGCGGTCGCACGCGCCGTGAGCTTCACCGCGGCCGCCTCCGAACTGCATGTGTCCCAGTCGTCGCTGAGCCGTGCGGTCGCCGATCTGGAACGGACGCTGGGGATGCGGCTGCTGGAGCGGGACACCCGCAATGTGCGGCTCACCCCGGCGGGCGCCGAGGCGCTGCGGATCGCCGACCAGATCCTCTCCGCGCACCGCGCGGGCCTGGCCCAGCTGGGGCGCTACGGGGCCGGTGAGCGCGGTGCCGTGGCCCTGGCGACCTTGCCCTCGGTCGCGGCCGTGCTGCTGCCGCCGGTGATCTCCGCCTTCCGCGCGCGGCGCCCGGAGATGACCGTACGGCTGCTGGACGGGCTGGAGCGCTCGGTGCTGGAGCGGGTGGTCGACGGGGACGCCGACTTCGCGGTCAGCACAGTGGCCCGGCGCGCCCCGGGCGTACGGCTGCGGCCGCTGGTGCGCGACCGCTTCGACGCGGTGCTCCCGGAGCACCATCCGCTGGCCGAGCGGGAGGAGGTGACCTGGGAGGAGCTGGGCCGGGAGCCGTTTCTCGCGGTGGGCACCGACTCCAGCGTGCGCCGGATGACCGACGCGGCCTTCGCCCAGGCCGGTATGGAGGCGAACCCGGCGGCCGAGGCGTCGAACGTGGCCACGGTGGGCGGCCTGGTGGCCGCCGGGCTCGGCGTCTCCGCGCTGCCGGCCCTGGTCCATCCGCTGATGGTGCCGGGCCGGCTGGTGCGGCGCCCGCTGGTGGGGCCGGTGGTGGAGCGCCGGCTGTACGTCGTCCTGCCGACGCGCCGCACCCTGCCGCCTGGGGCGCGCCGCTTCCTGGACCAGTTGGAGGAGTTCCGCTCCGCCGCCGATGCCCTGCCGGCGGGGGTGGTGTGGGAGGAGGCGGACGACGGTCCGTGGTGA
- a CDS encoding CoA transferase, which translates to MEDQTSTRQGQLTGLRVVEFAHVVAGPLAGGMLADQGADVVHVEPPGSGDAARAMGPRRDGVPLWFKVAGRNKRSVTLDLHHEEGREVARELIAWADVVIVTLRAGRLRAWGLDWEAIHALNPTAILLQISGFGATSSRADAPGFGKMGEARSGVVHLTGFPDGPPVHTGFSHGDAVTGLMGAFAILAALHRRDTDQDFDGEWIDLALFEPLYRLVEWQIIAYDQLGAAPERAGNQLAVAPAAVINTYRSADGDWLTVTSATTRSVRNVVRLLGLPDGEFATVDQQHAGRERLDTALRDWVAVRPAAECLAAFERAEVVASRVFTAADIVADPVYAEREDIITVDDADLGPVRMQSVIPRFHRSPGAVWRTGPALGADNALVYGAWLGIDDGRLAKLEAEGVI; encoded by the coding sequence ATGGAGGACCAGACCAGCACACGGCAGGGACAGCTCACAGGGCTGAGGGTGGTGGAGTTCGCCCATGTGGTGGCGGGCCCGCTCGCCGGGGGGATGCTCGCCGACCAGGGGGCGGACGTCGTCCACGTGGAGCCGCCGGGCTCCGGTGACGCGGCGAGAGCGATGGGGCCGCGGCGCGACGGCGTTCCGCTCTGGTTCAAGGTGGCGGGCCGCAACAAGCGCTCCGTAACCCTGGATCTGCACCACGAGGAGGGCCGGGAGGTCGCCCGGGAGCTGATCGCCTGGGCCGATGTGGTGATCGTGACGCTCCGGGCGGGCCGCCTGCGCGCCTGGGGCCTGGACTGGGAGGCCATCCACGCGCTCAACCCCACCGCGATCCTGCTGCAGATCTCCGGCTTCGGCGCGACCTCTTCCCGTGCCGACGCGCCCGGCTTCGGGAAGATGGGCGAGGCCCGCAGCGGTGTGGTCCATCTGACCGGCTTCCCGGACGGCCCGCCGGTGCACACCGGTTTCTCGCACGGTGACGCGGTCACCGGGCTGATGGGCGCGTTCGCGATCCTGGCCGCCCTGCACCGCCGTGACACCGATCAGGACTTCGACGGCGAGTGGATCGACCTGGCGCTGTTCGAGCCGCTGTACCGCCTGGTGGAGTGGCAGATCATCGCGTACGACCAGCTCGGCGCGGCCCCCGAGCGGGCGGGCAACCAACTGGCCGTCGCCCCGGCCGCCGTCATCAACACCTACCGCAGCGCCGACGGCGACTGGCTCACCGTCACCTCCGCCACCACCCGCTCGGTGCGCAATGTGGTGCGACTGCTGGGCCTGCCCGACGGGGAGTTCGCCACCGTGGACCAGCAGCACGCGGGGCGCGAGCGGCTCGACACGGCGCTGCGGGACTGGGTCGCGGTGCGCCCGGCGGCCGAGTGCCTGGCGGCGTTCGAACGGGCCGAGGTGGTGGCCTCGCGCGTGTTCACCGCCGCCGACATCGTCGCCGACCCGGTCTACGCCGAACGCGAGGACATCATCACGGTGGACGACGCCGACCTCGGCCCGGTGCGGATGCAGTCGGTGATCCCGCGCTTCCACCGCTCCCCCGGCGCGGTGTGGCGGACCGGCCCCGCGCTCGGCGCGGACAACGCGCTGGTCTACGGGGCGTGGCTGGGCATCGACGACGGACGGCTGGCGAAGCTGGAGGCCGAGGGTGTCATCTGA
- a CDS encoding HpcH/HpaI aldolase → MSSDGDTGVTGVTTHRVPLRSLLFVPGSRTDWLPKAEAAGADAAILDLEDAVPEDGKAAAREAVAGAVDRSVAGAADGAVSGAEDRGAAGTSGPMRLLVRINALDRATGWQGADDLRAVARPGLYGIVLPKVSGPEDVTTADRLLAWCEREHGLPEGHFALLPLLETARGLREAYAIGQAATRIAHLGAVTAPGGDVERAIGYRWSQEGEETRELRARALLDARAADRPHPVAGLWADVADLAGLRRFAEQNRALGYEGMAVIHPSHVPVVNEVFAPDAEELARCGRLIAAVERAQAEGAGAVLFEGRMVDEAMAATARHTLSRHGGG, encoded by the coding sequence GTGTCATCTGACGGCGATACGGGCGTGACGGGCGTGACGACGCATCGCGTCCCCCTGCGCTCCCTGCTCTTCGTGCCCGGCAGCCGGACCGACTGGCTGCCCAAGGCGGAGGCGGCGGGCGCCGACGCGGCCATCCTCGACCTGGAGGACGCCGTCCCGGAGGACGGCAAGGCGGCGGCACGCGAGGCCGTGGCCGGGGCCGTCGACCGGTCTGTGGCCGGGGCCGCCGACGGGGCGGTGTCCGGGGCCGAGGACCGGGGGGCGGCCGGAACGTCCGGTCCGATGCGGCTGCTCGTACGGATCAACGCGCTGGACCGCGCCACGGGCTGGCAGGGCGCCGACGACCTGCGAGCGGTGGCCCGTCCCGGGCTCTACGGCATCGTGCTGCCCAAGGTGAGCGGCCCCGAGGACGTGACGACCGCCGACCGGCTGCTGGCCTGGTGCGAGCGCGAACACGGCCTGCCCGAGGGCCATTTCGCCCTGCTGCCGCTGCTGGAGACGGCGCGCGGACTGCGCGAGGCGTACGCCATCGGCCAGGCCGCCACCCGGATCGCCCACCTGGGCGCGGTGACCGCCCCGGGCGGGGACGTGGAGCGGGCGATCGGCTACCGCTGGAGCCAGGAGGGCGAGGAGACCCGTGAACTGCGGGCCCGGGCGCTGCTGGACGCCCGCGCCGCGGACCGCCCCCATCCGGTGGCCGGGCTATGGGCGGACGTGGCGGACCTCGCGGGACTGCGGCGCTTCGCCGAGCAGAACCGCGCCCTCGGGTACGAGGGGATGGCGGTGATCCACCCGTCCCATGTGCCGGTGGTCAACGAGGTGTTCGCACCCGACGCCGAGGAACTGGCCCGCTGTGGCCGGCTGATCGCGGCGGTGGAGCGGGCGCAGGCGGAGGGGGCGGGGGCAGTGCTCTTCGAGGGGCGGATGGTCGACGAGGCGATGGCGGCAACGGCCCGCCACACCCTGTCCCGCCACGGTGGGGGGTGA